A segment of the Eptesicus fuscus isolate TK198812 chromosome 9, DD_ASM_mEF_20220401, whole genome shotgun sequence genome:
AACCCAGGAGCAGTGACACCTGACATCATGCAGTCTGTCAGCAGATGCCACCACGCGTGGTCCCTACCAGGAACCTGCCCTGGGAGAGCGGGTATGACAGGACCCCCCGCTGCTTTATTCCGTTCTGTGTCCTGGGGCCCTGCCCTTCTCTTCGTCACCTCCTTTGAAATAGGCTTCCTTTCTCCCTTAAACCTTCATCACGACTCCTTCTACACTTGAAAGGTTACAGACTTAGTCGGCCCCTCTCTGAGCAGGAAGAGATCTGAGAAatcaaggtcagccactgccagcccagccctcctcaTACACACGTGGAAACGATGCCACCCAGGAACTCAGGGAGAAGCGCGTCTCCTCACCCCCAAACCAGTGCTCTTCCCATGACACGAAGGTGGCCTGGTTCTGTTCCTTGCTTCCTTCTTGGAGGAGGCTGAGGCTCCGAGATCTTACCTCCCCCAGAAGAGGGTCGTGGTTAATCGTGGGTTTGGAGTGACACCGGCCTGGGTTTGAACCCTGACTCCCCGACTgcctcgctgtgtgaccttggagaagtgaaaccacctctctgagcctccagttTCTCATTCATCACATGGGAGTTGGTAGTGATGTTGTCTGCCTCCCAGGGCTACTCGGACACGAAAATGTGACACGTGTTGGTTCTTACTTGGGCGATTGCTACCTGTTACCCCCCAGCTCCAGGCCTAGTTCCCTTAGTCACTGGCCAGAGTGGATGCCTaagggcagggccctccccgTCTGTGTCTCGTAGGGTCAACTCCTACAACCAGCTacgaggaggaggagctgccccctgacccCAGTGAGGAGACACTCACCATAGAAGCCCGATTCCAGCCTCTGCTCCCGGAGTCCATGACCAAGAGCAAAGACGGGTTCCTAGGGGTGAGTTGGGGTGGGGCAAGGGGTCCCCACAGGCGGGACCTCAGATAGGAGGGCCATCTGTGTGCACTCGCCACCTGAGAACGGGGCTGTGTTCATCTTTCCTCTCCGTCTTCCCTTATCAGCTGCCCTCTGTGCACCCCGTGCGCCAGGCCCCGGGGGTCCCGAGGCGAGTGCGATGCCATCCCTGTGGTCCAGGCACACAGtcggtgggggaggcaggagggataAGCATGAGCCTGGAACCCAGGAGCAGTGACCCCTGAcagtgcaggaggaggagggtgaggcaggtgaggcagggcaggagggactGGTTGGAGGACACAGCAAGTGCACTGGAGACTGTGGTGCCGCCGCCTCATTAGAATCATTGCTTTCTGCAAGTCCGTCTTTTCCCCGCAGGCTGTGTTTGCTGAGggccaggcctgtgtcccccacgTTTGTcaccccatccccaggccccTAGCACGATGCCCCGCACCTGACAGGTGCTCCGTTGAACTCTGATGACTCAGACCTGAGGTTCTGCCCCTGGCAGgggttgtggggtggggaggatgccTGACAAACGCTTTGCTGACCAGCCCCGCTCGGGCCCGAGGTCCTATGGACAAGGTCCAAGCCCATCCTGGGACCTAAACATCCCCGGATGAGGACCCTGAGAGCAGGTGATGGAGGAAGGACAGCCTGGAGGATGCGGGTGGGAGGCGCAGGGCGTGGCTACTAATGGAAAGTGACAGGGAGGATGACTCAGGCTTCGGGCCGGTGGCCAGGTGTGTGGTGGCCGTTAGCCCCATGGACCGGAGGAAGGAAGCAGGTCTGGTGGagacagaggggggcagtttggacaGACGGAAGTTGAGGCACTTAGGGGATGTCAGGGGGAGTCCAGGAAGTGGTTTGAGCCCAGGTTTGACCTTCCATGCAAAGTTCTGGGTGGAGAtgggtttggtggtgatgagcctAGAGTTGGGTTGAAGCTAAATGAGCAAATGAATCCCCTGCAGAGCAGTGAGAACCTGCACTTACAGGGGAGGTGGGTGAGGAGCAGCACCCcagtccgcccccccccccgcagagccCCGCCCCTTTTGCAGGCAGCTCCCCTGCAGGGCTTGCCAGCCCGTGAGCGGGACCCTGTGAGCAGGACCAACGGGCGGGCGGGCGATGCCTGGCCCTGCACAGCCAGTGCTGCCGTGAGGACCTGCCTGTTCCGCCCCCCTCAGTGGgagctccctgcccctctcttccCAGTTccccctctctctgagcctgtgcCCCACCCACCGCCATCGCCATCGCGGTGGGGACGGGAAAGGGACCTGCTGCTGTCACAGAGGCAGCTTCCTGGTGGCTGAGTGTCCCCGGGGAGCCAGGCACTCAAGGTCGTGGGGCTGAGGCCTCGGTGGGAAGGGACACCCCTGTAGCCCCGAAGGGCGGGGAGGAGCTGCCGAAGGGGGTGCTCGGCAGGGGGCCCGCGCGCTCCACTCCAGGCCGGTCTCTGGCGGCTCATCGGATAGACGTGAGCCGGgtacccagccagggtggcccAGGCGCCCTCTGGGGGTGGCCTTTCCTCCCCCAAAAGGCGGTGGCTGCCTCTCTCCTCAGACTTAGCTCCAAACCCAGTCTCTGACCTTAGCCTCCTCCGCACACGGGACAGGGACCCCCAGGTCGCGGTGCTCGTGCCCCAGAGCTTCGGCTTTCCCGGCCCAGGTCTCCCGCCTGGCCCTGTCCGGCCTCCGCAACTGGACAACCGCAGCCTCGCCGAGTGCGCAGTTTGCCGCCCGCCACTTCCGGCCCTTCCTGCCGCCGCGGGGCCAGGCAGAGCTGGGCGAGCCCTGGTGGATCATCCCCAGCGAGCTGAGCGTCTTCACCGGCTACCTGTCCAACAACCGCTTCTACCCGCCGCCGCCCAAGGGAAAGGAGGtgaggggagcccaggggagccctgggccctgcaccCGCCCGGTCTGCACCGGGACCCTGTGCCAggcccacccccctgctgtccaCCTCCCTCCGGACCCGCCTCCACCCTGAACCCCAGGCCCGCAGGCCCACAGCCACTGGGTCCCGCTGCGCTGCCCTAGGTCATCATCCACCGGCTCCTGAGCATGTTCCACCCGCGGCCCTTCGTGAAGACCCGCTTCGCCCCGCAGGGGGCAGTGGCCTGCCTGACGGCCGTCAGCGACTTCTACTACACCGTGGTGTTCCGGTGCGTGGCCCTCGCAGCCcggccttccctccctctggggaCCTGGGGCTCCAGGCAGCTCAGGGGCTCAGCTAACGGAAGGCAGGCCTGGCTCAGAGCCCCCCTCCACCACTCGGCACCTGGGGTCTTgggctctgagcctcagcttcccccgGTGAGGATGGGGCGGGGTGACTTCCTCCTGGAGGAAAGTGCGCAGTGAGCTTAGCACAGggctggtggctgtggtggccgcCCACAGAAGGGGGTGTAAGGAGCTGTGACCCAGTCACACCGGAGCCTGTGTGAGCTCAGAGGAGGGTCAGGCGAGGCTTCCGAAGGCTGCATGTGAACCAGGCCCTGGGGATGGGCGGTGCTTGGAGGCCCGtgccttctccctgccccacactctcctggccccctgcccagccctgtccccaacacagagcctgggtcccaggcttTGGGGCAGATGTGGGGGGCCTGCTTCCAGCTGGGCGCCTTCCCCCCTCCAGGATCCACGCCGAGTTCCAGCTCAGTGAGCCGCCCGACTTCCCCTTCTGGTTCTCGCCCGGCCAGTTCACCGGCCACATCATCCTCTCCAAAGATGCCACCCACGTCCGTGACTTCCGGCTCTTCGTGCCCAACCACAGGTGGGGACTTCGGCCCAAGCCTCCAGCTCCAGGGTTGGAAACGGTGGCCAGAGGCCCCCTCAGTCTCTGCCCCTTCTTTGCTCCCAGAGCCACCTCTCTAGGGAGGGACCTGGAGCTGACCAGGAAGAGGCGGCTTGAGGCAGATGGAGGAGGGTCATTTCATCACTTGACAAGCATGTCCCAGATGCTGCATGGGCCTGGCCCACCAACTCTGTGCCCAGGACCCAGTGCAGCTGGAGCCGCCCCCCCTCCTAATGCTGACCCATAGCCACCGCCTGCTCATACCGCCCTAgggggaggccagcagctggGCAGGGGCTCGGCTGGTTGGGGTCTAGAAGGCTTCTGAGAGAAAGGGGCATCTAAGCAGAGACCTGGGGGGTGCGGAGGGTttagccaggcagagggaacagcacatgcaaaggcctgAGGGCAGCAGGCCCTCACTGCCAGTAGTTGCCACCACTGGGTCTCAGGGGGCTCCTGGGATGGCCCTGTGCCAGCCACTGCCTACCTGCCCGACTGGCTCAGGGTCAGCCTCTTGTTGAgggagttggggggcaggggacctggAGACCCGGGTTTCAGGTCTTTCCTGATTCCCAAGTGGCTGCTTAGTGACTGTACAGGGACACAatgtgggctgggagcagggaggcccCGAGTTAAGTTTCAGCCGTGACACCAGCGGACCGCATGTCTGTGGGCAAGGCCCtggccctctctgggccccagttcCCTCATTTTCTAGACAGGaggctggcagggctgaggggatggaGAGTGTTGCCCCAAGGAACAGAGTGGCCACCTCTcgctccttttcctcctcctcccgccgctCAGCAGGCAAGCACCTGAGTTGCAcaggctcaggccaggccacaCCTGCCTCCACCCCAGGGTTGGAGGTGGGGGTCCTAGGCTGGATGCAACAGAAGGAGAGGGGCAAATGACCAGGCCCAGGGACTGCTAACCCCTTCCCAGGGCACCGGCTCACTGTGCCCAAAGTGGTTGGTTGCCAGTCCTCGGGCGCCCCCATGTGGCAGACCTGCAGGTGGCACCTGGTCTGGCCAGACCTGCTGGAGGACTGTGCCAGGTTTCACTCCActcccctgtggcctgggggATGCACCGGTGACCTCTGCCCGGAGGGGCCGAGGGCAATACAAGAGTCATGGGTGGGAAGCCCTTGGTGAACGGTGAAGGCCGGGCCCTGGAGGGGGTGCCTTGCCGTCTTAGGAGGCGCAGCAGcccagggagaggccaggcccGGGCTCTGCAATCCGAGTCCCAGCAGCTCTGAGCCCTGGGTTCCGCTTGCCAAGCCtcggtgtcctcatctgtaaaacggggacaGCCGTGTGCTTTCAGCACCAATGCCCGGCCTGTGGTCCGGGGGCCTTGCTAACGGTGCTTGGCCCCGGCCACCCTCCCGCCCGGCTCCAGGTCTCTGAATGTGGACATGGAGTGGCTGTATGGGGCCAGCGAGAACAGCAATATGGAGGTGGACATCGGCTACATACCCCAGGTGAGCGCACCCCGGTCCCTGCCCGGCGAGGAAGGCCGGGCTCCTCTGCGAGGCTGTCGCAGGGCCGCTCAGCCTGGCTGAGGGGGTGCCCAGCTGGCGCGGAGCCTCAGGGCAGTGCAGGGTGCAGGACGGAGCTCCTGGCACCTGTTTCTGCACACGGAACCCAACATCCGCCACGGCCCTCAGACAGCTTCCCGCAgggaaggagccctggctggaccctggcctggctccctgcGCAGCCTTGACCGGGccccccttccctgggcctccgtttccccacctCTGCGATGAATGGGGTGTCTTTGAGGGTCTCCCGGGGCCCCTTGGGGATTCTTGCCCATCTCTGAGACATCCCTCACTGAGGCCATCCCTCACTGACCTCCGGCCTAGATGGAGCTGGAGGCCACAGGCCCCTCAATACCCTCTGTGATCCTGGATGAGGATGGCAACATGATTGACAGCCGcctgccctcaggggagcccctcCAGTTTGTTTTTGAGGAGATCAGGTGGCAGCAGGagctgagctgggaggaggctgcCCGGCGCCTGGAGGTGGCCATGTACCCCTTCAAGAAGGTGAGGCTGGGCATGcgtgagggcaggggctggagctgtgggagcagcaggtgggcACAGGCCGCTGGGCTGTGTGGAGGGCTTGCTACTTGGGCTTTCTCCCTGCGGGGCCCAGGGTGCCTGGGGAGCCTCCCTTTGCCATTTAGAACTTGGAGGAGGTGTCCCCATCTCAGCAgcaccccttctctctctctctcacacacacacacactatacatgcatatacacacatacacattacaCACCCGGCACCTGAATGGGACCCTGGCTGCCCACAGTAGCTTCTCTCTCGGCTTGGCCCCAGGTCACCTACCTGCCGTTCACCGAGGCCTTCGACCACGCCAAGGCCCAGAACAAGCTGGTGCACTCGATCCTGCTGTGGGGGGCCCTGGACGACCAGTCCTGCTGAGGTGAGTGAGAgaggcctggccctccccacGGGAGGATGGGAGAAACTCACACTTTGTGGGGTACAGGAGGCTCTAAGGCCTTGGGCCTCCCCTGTAGGAGCATGAGGGGACtgcacagggcaggggcagggtgagggctggggaggTTTCTGTGCTGAGCTCAGAGGAAGCTGCTGGATACAAGCTGAGCCCAACTCCGCCATTTTCAGCTTAGAAACCTTGGCCAGGTGACTTCTCcctgagcctccgttttctcacaGTAGAGGAGGGAAGCGTGCTTACCGCCCGGAGGGAGGAGCAATGGCTGGGAAAGCGCCTGTGCTCTGCACCGTGTGGCACACAGAGATGACAGAGGCAGAGCCGAGGCTGGGCAGGCATTCGCGTACTCAGAGCATCTGCTGGAGTCCTGCTGGGCGCCAGATTCTTTGGGTGTCACCCCGTGGGTCCGAAGATGAGTAAAACGAGGAGGCTGTCCTCGCCCAGTCAATCAGCTAACATCCTgggcctcctggccccgccctaggctgggtgctgggggcctTGCAGCGTTACACCGGCAGGTCCGGGGGCACGAGGGTGTGTGACTGGGGGGCCAGGGGAGGCTTCTGAGAGTGACATTTAAGATGAGACTGAAGGATGGGTAGGAGTTTGTCAAGTGACAGGAGGAAGAACAGTCTGCAAAGGCCTGGGGCACAGTTTTGTGGATTTGGGACTGCAGGTCCCTGGGTAGGGCTCACCCTAAGTGTccacctgggtgccaggatgttctcGATGTGAGTTACAGCTGCCATTTATTCAGCACCTACAGACTCTTATTTCACCTGGGTGCGTAGTCCATGAGGTTATTTGCTGATTGAAACCCAGCGAGACGTGGGGTTGCCTCACTCTCCCGGCCTTGCCTCTCCCTGCACAGGTTCAGGGCGGACTCTCCGGGAGACGGTCCTGGAAAGTTCGCCCATCCTTGCCCTCCTCAACGAGAGCTTCATTAGCACCTGGTCCCTGGTGAAGGAGCTGGAGGACCTGCAAGTGAGTGGAGGGTGGATGGGAACAGCCTCTTGGGAGCCCCCAGGACAATGCTGGGGGCCAAGGCCTCAAGAGTGTGCCCCGCTGTCCCCACAGAACAACCGGGAGAACCCGTCCCACAAGCAGCTGGCAGACCTGCACCTGGAGAAGTACAGCTTCCCCGTGGAGATGATGATCTGCCTGCCCAACGGCACCGTGGTAGGTCCCCCACTAccgcagcccaggcctggcactgtGGGTAGAGGAAGCAGCCAGCCAGGGCACAGGCTCACAGACCTCATCAGGCTTCGGGTCTGGCTCCCCCACTTCCTAGCTGGGCTCTTAGCCAGCCTGCGCCTCAGTGgtcacatctataaaatgggaatcctGATGCCCAGTCTGCCTGCCTTGTGCAGCGGTCAGGACACTCCTCTGGGAAGGGGGACCCCAACAGCACCTAGGGGGCCAGGGAGCAGTAGGCACAGTGCAGCAGCAGCGTGGAAAGGACCGGGGCCTGGAGGGAAGGCTCACCTGGACCACTGCAGTCAGCCCTGGGATGGAAGGaggagggccaggccaggccttgtgACAGGTAGAGGGGaccagggacccccaccccaccccaggcccagccaAACATCAAGACCCTACCTCTCCCTGAGGGCCCCTTCCAAGCACCCAAGCGCATCCTGTAGTTGGATTCTCACAGCAGCTGGGAGCTAGATGATTGCAAACAGCCGCTTTACAAACAAGGAATCCGAGGCTCCGAAGGCCCAGAGATTGGGAGACAGTTGCACAAGTAAGAAAtgtcctgggccctggccggtggctgcataggttggagcatcgtcccggaCACCAAAAGgccgcaggttcaattccaggtcagggcacataccggggttTTGGATTCAGTCCCTGCTCGGAGTGCGTATGGgcatgtacaggaagcaactgatcaatgtttctctctcccttcctctctctaaaaaaaagaaaaagaaaaaaacatatcctcgggtgagaatttttttaaaaaaggaaagcagtGTAGCTGGCTTTGAAATTAGGTCTGCCTGGGCCTCAGCATCTCCCGCTCTTCCTGACAGAGGGGAGCAGAGTTCAGGGGTCCCGGGagcagagaaggggtgggggcgAGGGAAAGGTGAATTGAAGGGCATTAGGTTTTCTGCTAGTGGACGAGGTGTGTGAGCTCTGTGGTCAGAGGGCCCTGTGTGAgcagaggcggggagggaggcagccagcccCGGGGTCGGGTTCCGACAGGGCTCTGCCTGGCTGCCGTCCGCCTCAGTGAGGGCAGTTGAGGCCTGAGAGTGGCCACTTCTCCCACGAGCGGCGAGCAGACGGAGCAGGGGGGCTCTGAGCCTGGGGGGCTCTGCACCTCACCCAGCCTTTCTCCAAGGTCCACCACATCAACGCCAACCACTTCTTGGACATCACCTCCATGAAGCCTGAGGACGTGGAGAACAACGCCTTCAGCTTCGCGTCCACCTTTGAAGACCCGTCCACGGCCACCTACATGCAGTTCCTGAAGGAGGGCCTGCGGCGcggcctgcccctcctccagccctagTGGCCGCCCCGGGCCCtgagaagggggggcggggagctgggcaGAAAGGCCTCCAGCAACgaggctcctcccaccccaccactcCCAGGATGCCTGTGAGGTCGGGGGTCAACTAAGGTGGCTCTCCTCACTTGGCATCTATTTGGGGGGAGTTGGCAAGGAGGCGCCTGGGCTGGCCGGTGGGTGAACCTCTAGCCCCAGCTGCCACCATCAGCCCTTTACTACCCACCTGGCTCCAGAAGCTGCTTGGGTCCCCCCAAAACGGAGCCTGGGGTCATTTCCCTGACGGCACTCTCTCGGACACATTGTCCAGGCCCTTGTGGGGTGAAGAATAGGGAGAAGTGGGCCACCCCTTTCCCCCTACTT
Coding sequences within it:
- the SELENON gene encoding selenoprotein N — translated: MGRSRPGERGALSPGPAAPPAPPAPPPRCARALALLGALLAAAAAAAAARAFARYTEAQAAARQEAALQALGAEGLFLFSSLDSDQDLYISPEEFRPIAEKLTGSTPTTSYEEEELPPDPSEETLTIEARFQPLLPESMTKSKDGFLGVSRLALSGLRNWTTAASPSAQFAARHFRPFLPPRGQAELGEPWWIIPSELSVFTGYLSNNRFYPPPPKGKEVIIHRLLSMFHPRPFVKTRFAPQGAVACLTAVSDFYYTVVFRIHAEFQLSEPPDFPFWFSPGQFTGHIILSKDATHVRDFRLFVPNHRSLNVDMEWLYGASENSNMEVDIGYIPQMELEATGPSIPSVILDEDGNMIDSRLPSGEPLQFVFEEIRWQQELSWEEAARRLEVAMYPFKKVTYLPFTEAFDHAKAQNKLVHSILLWGALDDQSCUGSGRTLRETVLESSPILALLNESFISTWSLVKELEDLQNNRENPSHKQLADLHLEKYSFPVEMMICLPNGTVVHHINANHFLDITSMKPEDVENNAFSFASTFEDPSTATYMQFLKEGLRRGLPLLQP